The Tindallia californiensis genomic interval TCACAACATCCGTGGCAATATTTTCCACATTCATTGGTAACCACACTCTTGGAAAGACTTCGTGCACTCCAGCCTCTAGGCCTTCTAAATCGATAAATATCATTATCGTTCGTGTATCAAGATTTTCCAGAGAATTGCCAAGAGCTGTAAGCCTTACATGAACCTTCTCCGGTAGAGAGCCTTCATCAAGAGTGAGATCTGCATCTTTATTCTCGTAGCGTATATTTTCCCGGCCAATTTCTAGTATATGTTCTTGCATTGCTTTAACCTCAATATCCAACAGTATCTCTCTCTCATTGTGAGGTCTTACTTGGTCAGGAAAAAGAATCGGCACCCTCACTTGTTTGCTTTCCGTAAGATCTCTTAGCTCCACCAGCTCTGTTTTTAACCGGCTAATGCCCTCCAATACATTCGATTGACCTCTAACCGTTACCGATCTTGGTTCGCTGTTAACTCTCACAATCCTATATCCTTCTGCTCCCTGAATATTCATATCTATTTCTACCGGTACCGACTTAATCTGATCAATCATTACATTAACCTCAACAAAGCCCGTCTTTACTTCAACCTGATCCACTTCCTCCCCTCTACTATTAATAGCGCGTAAAGGAAGGCTTTTCGAAATATTATTGTTTTCATTGCTCAGCTGAAGTTGTGCAACGATTTCTTCGATAGAGTTTATATAGCTTTCTGGTCCTTCAACCCACACTTCCTCCGGTTTGATTTGTGTCTCTCCTACTACAAAACCTGATGCAGGAGTACCTTCGACATTTAACCCCACAGGTATTTGTTTCTCAACAATTCTTTCCAGCTCTACGGTGACATAACGGGGACTATACTCTACTTCTACTCCGCCCGGCACACTAACTTCTATTGGAATTGAGTTAGTCCCTTCTTCATAGCCTCTTAAATCAACTTTTGCATCAATATTATTTCGTGTAACGCGATGTACCTGATCCCTATTTCCTGTAAGCCTAACTCTGATGGTGGGTTCCGGATTGCCATATACCACTAACCCTGATTGACGTATAATGTTTTCATTGACTAGTTTTACAGGTATATTCAATTCTTCTCTTGTTATTCTGGGATTGATTACACTCATTACATAAATCCATAATAAAAGTGCAAATAGAATCGAGATGATTTTTGCCGCTAAATTTTTACTAAGAAATTTACTCATCATTACGCCTCCACTTATACTTCCAAAACTTCCATTGCTGTTTGCTTTTAATCTCAAAACTGTTATCAATATATTTTTTCAATGTGTCCACATCTAAGAAACGAGTCAGTTTACCATTTTCAGCAATCGAAATCGCCCCTGTTTCTTCTGAAACAATCACAACAATGGCATCGGATTTTTCTGTAACACCAAGTCCGGCACGATGACGTGTCCCTAATTCTTTATTAATAGTAGGGTTTTCTGTTAATGGCAGAAAACAGCCGGCTGCCATGATTTTATTTTTTCTAATAACCACAGCACCATCATGCAATGGCGTATTCGGAATAAAAATATTGATCAGTAAAGCTCTTGATACGGCTCCCGCAATGGGGGTTCCCGTCTCAATAACCTCATTTAACCCGGTATCTTTTTCGATAACAATTAAAGCACCTATCTTCTGTCTGGATAAAGAACCCGTTGCTTCTCCCACTTCTTCTACCAAGCGATTTATTTCTTCATGTTCGATATCAGCTATTGATTTGGTCAAAAACTTTGTTCTGCCGATATACTCCAATGCCCTTCTTAACTCCGGCTGAAAAACAATAAGGAGCGCAATAAGCCCTACAGTCATCGTATTTCTTAAAATCCAGTTAATGACATGCAACTGAAGCCAATCGCTCATCTGAGTAGCAATTAGCAATACCAATATGCCTTTTATCAGCTGTTGGGCTCTTGTTTCACGAATGAGCATATATAATTTATAGAAGACAAAGGCAACAATTGCCATGTCAACCATATCCCATATTCCAATATTCCTTAATATATTTAATATTTCCTGCATAGCGACACCCCTGATTATGTATAAGCTTTTTTACTTATTTTATATATTATACCACTCTCGCCTTAATATGCCTATGGGGTCTTTACACTTAATAT includes:
- a CDS encoding CdaR family protein, coding for MSKFLSKNLAAKIISILFALLLWIYVMSVINPRITREELNIPVKLVNENIIRQSGLVVYGNPEPTIRVRLTGNRDQVHRVTRNNIDAKVDLRGYEEGTNSIPIEVSVPGGVEVEYSPRYVTVELERIVEKQIPVGLNVEGTPASGFVVGETQIKPEEVWVEGPESYINSIEEIVAQLQLSNENNNISKSLPLRAINSRGEEVDQVEVKTGFVEVNVMIDQIKSVPVEIDMNIQGAEGYRIVRVNSEPRSVTVRGQSNVLEGISRLKTELVELRDLTESKQVRVPILFPDQVRPHNEREILLDIEVKAMQEHILEIGRENIRYENKDADLTLDEGSLPEKVHVRLTALGNSLENLDTRTIMIFIDLEGLEAGVHEVFPRVWLPMNVENIATDVVIEPESFEIQLLDPETE
- the cdaA gene encoding diadenylate cyclase CdaA, coding for MQEILNILRNIGIWDMVDMAIVAFVFYKLYMLIRETRAQQLIKGILVLLIATQMSDWLQLHVINWILRNTMTVGLIALLIVFQPELRRALEYIGRTKFLTKSIADIEHEEINRLVEEVGEATGSLSRQKIGALIVIEKDTGLNEVIETGTPIAGAVSRALLINIFIPNTPLHDGAVVIRKNKIMAAGCFLPLTENPTINKELGTRHRAGLGVTEKSDAIVVIVSEETGAISIAENGKLTRFLDVDTLKKYIDNSFEIKSKQQWKFWKYKWRRNDE